ACGATGCCATGTCCAAGGCGCGCTTCGAATTCCGCTGGCAGGACCAGTTCAACCTCGCTCTCGATCCCGAGACCGCGCTGGAATTTCACGACGAGACCTTGCCGGAAGCGGGAGCCAAGGTGGCCCACTTTTGCAGCATGTGCGGCCCGCACTTCTGCGCGATGAAAATCACCCAGGATGTGCGCGATTACGCGCAGCGCATGGGGCTGACCGAAGAGCAGGCTCTCGAGGCGGGTATGGACGAGATGAAGCGGGAGTTCCGAAAGCGGGGGAGTGAGATCTATCAGCGGGTCTGAGTGCGGAAAAGGAACAGTCCGATTTTCCGGTGCCTCTGCTCAAATGACCCCATGAGGAGGGGAAAATTGCCGCGTCCCCATTTTGTTCGAGGAGAGAACCGTAATGTCTGATTTAGTCTGGCTGCTCATCGTTCTGGGGGCGTGGATCGTCCTGACGCGTTGGGTGCTTCCCCGCTTTGGCGTCGCCACCTGAATGTCCAAGAACTCATGCAAGGTCGAGTCTCGACCTGACAAAGGCACCGGGCAGTAGGCAGTTGGCTCTGTGAGGCGTCCCCCTGCTAATTGCTTCGCCGCCCGTTGCTCTCACACCCGCCCGAGCATCCAATACCAGATGTAGCCGAGGTATTCGTGATATGCCCGCTGGAGGTAAACCAGCCGATCGGTCGATGGCTGGACCAGACCCTCCGCGAGTCTGCCTGCCCATGCCGGCCATGACATTCCGGCCGGGTAATGCTGCGCGGCCCAGATGGCGGCAGGCGCGGCGAGCGGTCTCATCCCCAATCTGCGCGCCACGGCCGTTGCCCGCCGCAGATCGCAGGCGGAGGTGACGAGAATGAACGGCGTCGTTCCAATTATTTTCTTCAATTCCACGAAGTTTTCATAGGTGGTTTGCGAGCGGCTTTCGAGGACGATATCCGTGTCCGGAACACCCAGAGTTTTGCTGAAATCCCCCATGAGGCTTGCCACAGGTTTGTCCTGCTTGTGCACGACTCCCCCCGAGAAGACCAGCTTTGCACCGGGCAGTTCGCGATAAAGCCGGATACCCTCGACCATCCGGGAGATCGTCTCACCTGAGAGCCTGCTGGTTACAGGGACAAAGGGATAATCCTCTCCATATCCCGACAGCACCACGACTGTCCGGACGCCTGCCGAAGCATAGGGATGCAACATTGCCGGAAAAGGACGCTCCAGGTGGGCCACCAGCACCTCGGCGAGCGGGGTGAGCAGCCAGATCATGCAGAGTCCCGCTCCTGCCGGAATCAGGCGGCGCCACACGCGCCAGTGACGCCGAGACCCTGCCAGCAAACCAATCGCAAAGCAGATGATCATGATTCCGACCGGAGAAAAGCAGGTCTCGAGCAGACGTTTCACAAGAGTCATATCAGGTCATCCTTTACGCGGGATGCGAGACATGCCGGCCATGACGAACCCGGCGTTCCCCGCGCCGGTCTAACGCTTGATGCTGCATCCGAAAACTTGTGTATCGGCCTGAGGAACGGGCTGGCCCGCCAGTAACGCATCGAGCGCAGCTTCGACATAGGCGATCCGCCCGCGCTCGGTGGCGCGCTTGTTGTTGTCGATCGCGCCACGATAACGGAGTGTTCCCGTGCCATCCAGTATGAACACACTCGGCGTGTGAGTAGCACCCAGCTTCTCGGCGAGCATGCCATCCTGATCCAGCAGAACCGGGAACGCCAGCTTCAGGTTTTCTGCGTTGCGCTTGACCTCGGCGGATGATTCGTTCTTGTTCGACGCCACAGCGAGCACAGATACTCCGCGGCCGCCGTACTTGGACTGCAACGCCGCCACGCGTTCGTCATAGGCCAGGGAGACCGGGCATTTGAAGGACCAGAACTCGAGAACCAAAATCTTACCGGTGTAGTCTTCCAGGGTATGGCTCTTGCCATTGTTATCCGTCAGACGAAAGTCGGCAACCTTCGCGCCGATCTGCCCACCCGTCAAAGGTGAACTCTGCGCAGCCGCAGCCATTGTCAGCAGGAGATTCAGGAACGCGCAAGCGGCAGGCGACCGGCGAAGGCGAATCTGAGGTTCGAGCACTTTATCCTCCTTGACGAGATGCCTGCAGTGCTTTGGCCACGCTCCCGCACGCCAAAACCTTCGCCATCAAGATAGTGCTATTGCGCTCCAAGATTCAACGGTTTCCGGTTGGAGGAGCGCGGGGCGGGCATTAAAAAAAGCCCGCAGCATCGCTACGGGCTTTTTCGTCCGGGGCCCTCCATCGCGTTCATGGAGAGTGAATAAATCATGAATCTAATGGGCAGGTGCCGGCCCTGAATTTGAACGTGGGAGTGTAGCGATCGAGCGCATCATGAACTGGACCAGATCCGGCACCGCGGCGTTTATAGAATAGTTGCTCCGCGGTTGTCAAGACGAAACAGGGAGCGCGGAATCCGTGCAGCTCACCCCGGGAATCCTCACGATTTTTCTGCGCGCTGCTGCTAAGATTATTCCCACAAAACGGAAAGCAGCCACCAATGCCACGAAGGCGCCATTCATGAGATACGAGGCTGACCTCTGCGCTGAGCTGCTGAGGCTCGAGCTGGTGTTTCAGGATTACCTGCCATAGCGCCGGGGCACGTACTGACCGTATGCTCTCTGCGGCCCACCGCTGCCCGGCCGCCGGAGATCACGTTGCACCGGGGCTTGCACCCGGCGCGGCACCCTGATTGTGTATGCCCGATAAGGGGTGTAAAACGGCGCGACGTAATATCTCACTGGAGGCGCGTAAACATAGGTGCGCAAAGCCCCGTAGTACGGTCCGTAGTACGGATAGTAGGCATACGGATAGTAAGGGTACGCATATGCCGGATATGCGTAGGGGTACCAGGGGCGGTAAAAGCGATGATAGCCTCCCCCGAAGCCAAAGCCGAAGCTCACGAAAAACCTCCCGCCTGCCTGAGCCGGTGGAGGGGCCCAAGCGAGCGCGACCAGGGATAGACAGGCAACCAGTAGTAGTTTTTTCATAGTTAGCCTCCCAGGCGATTCTGACTGTTAGATGCTCCAGACGCACAAATGTTTCATCGGGAAGAATCCGCTTTTTCTGTCCTCATGTCCAAAAGGCTGAATGAACGCCGGCAAGGTGGGAGATCCATTTTTGCCTGCTCATGATCGCGACTCCGACTGCGGGCGCCGCAAGAGTTCGATCAGTTTCCGGGCGGCCGGTGACAATGTCCGGTTGCGTTTGACGATGACGCCGAGCGGGCGCAGGAAGGTCTGGCGCGCGAAAGAAACCTGCGCCAGCGTCCCGGCCTGGACCTCCCGCTGGACGCTGAACAAGGGTACGATCGAAACGCCGATGCCGATTTCCACACTGCGTTTGATGGTCTCGATGTTGTCCAGTTCCATGACCACCCTGACCTCGACGTCATGAGCGCGAAAGATCTGATCCAGGGCGCGCCGGCTCGGAATGTCGCGTTCGAACGCAACGAACTTCTGGCCGTTGAGCTTGCGCAGGTCGATCTGCCGCCGGCGGGCGAAGGGATGCTGGGGTGAGCAGATCAGGATCAGCTTGTCGGCCGGCAGCGGTATCACCTCAATGCCCTGCCGCGGCTTGGGATACGTGACGATGCCGATATCGGCTCCACCCTTCTGGCACTCCTCGTAGACGCGATTGGCACGGCTGTATTCCACATGAAGGTTCACTTTGGGGTAGGTCTTGAGAAATGTCTTGATCACCAGGGACATCTCGTAGAGACCGACGCTGTAAATCGTGGCGATCCGCACCGTCCCGGTCATCTCTTCCCCCAACGACCTCAGCTGCAGGTCCACGCGATCGAATTGGTCCAGAATTTCGCGCGCGCCTTCATAGAGAATGCGTCCGGCTTCGGTCGGGTACGCAGTTCTTCCCTGCCGCACCAGCAGAGGCGTGTTGAACCGGGATTCGAGCATCCGGATCTGCTGGCTAACTGCCGACTGCGTTATGAAGTTCCGTGCCGCAGACTGCGAGAAGCTGCCGCTCTCGACCAGATCACAATAAACCTTGAGGGTCTCCACTTGCATATGCGCGCCGACGCCAGATCTCACCGTGGAGCCGGTGCCGCAGAGTTGCAGCAGATTGATCTTGCGGCCCCGGCGGTGGCCCATGCGGGAGGTTTCCATGGCCCTGATCCGGTCCGGGGCTCGAACCTCCCATTAGATTCACTAATTCCAAATATAATTCTTATTCATTTCACTTATTCCCGCAAGGATCCTATAGTTTTTGCTGATCATAATTCAAGGTTTTACGCAGGTAGTTGCGCTTCGCTCCGGCGGAAAGACTTTGGGCCTCATCTTCATACTTTTATACCGAGAGGCCTTATGAGACCCGTGCTGGAAAGCCGGGTCTCGAGAATTTGAAACGGGAAGGTCACGTTTATCTGGGAGGAACGGACCTCCCCGCATCAGGGCGCCCCGGCGGGGGCGCCCTCTTTTTTGCCCCTTTATTGCCTCTCCTGAGAGTCAGGACCAGTGGGCCCGGATTTTATCCCATCCTGCGCGTACGGGCTTGCGCGAATTCGTCTGGCCTGAACCAGCGCGACCGCGTGCTGCAATGCCGCCCCCTTTCGCTCACGGTCGAGGATTGGCCTGTACAAACGGCACGCGGGACGCTTACTCTATGACTGTCAAGGGAACAGGCGATGGATCGGCGCCTCGCAGCAGCTCTCGCACTTCTGATAGTCGCATTTGCGGGTGGATCTGTGGCCCAGTCAGGATCTGCCGATGTCGGAATGGACGGCCTCAAAGGAGTCCCTCTGCGTGATGTGCCGGCGGCGTTGCGCAGTGTCTGGATGCGCTTCCACGAAGCCGATTTGTGCCTGGGCGTCGACACCGTATTCGTCTTCCAGGCCAAAGGCCTGGAAATGTGGTGCCGGGTCAAAGACGAGAGAGACTACCAGCAACTCACGGCTCTCGTAGAACCGCTGCGGAAATCCTACCGGATCGATCTCTACACGACACGCTCCGATCGGGAGAAGAAGCCCTATGCCCCTGAGGACGATGACCCTCCGCCAAGTTTCTGGACCAATGCCGAATTGCGGGCCTATATGCGGGATCCTTTTTTCAGCCGTTTGGGCAGCATCGACGACGCCTCGGGCGATCTCCTCCAGGAGGCCCAGGATCCGGAGCTGAAACGCCGCCTGAAGATCTTCGGCGATCAAATCCTGGAATGGGTGAGTAAAATGGAGCGGCTGACCGGCGATCTTCCCTCGCTGGCCGCTGCCGGCTATGGTGCGGATCTGATGCCGGACATCCGAAATCGCGCGCGTGCGGTCTGCCTCGATCATGCCCGGGAGGCTGGGAAGTGCGCCGGCAGGCTCGCGGAGAATCTCAGCCATGCGCTTCCCCGCGGAACAGGCAGGCCCCCTGACGCCAAACCTCCGCGGACGGAGCGCGCGAACGCAGCCACCCCTTACGAAGATGCCCTCCTGCTTTCCGGGCAGGCGCAAGATCTGGCGCAGCGCATAATG
The Terriglobia bacterium genome window above contains:
- a CDS encoding YdcF family protein, with amino-acid sequence MTLVKRLLETCFSPVGIMIICFAIGLLAGSRRHWRVWRRLIPAGAGLCMIWLLTPLAEVLVAHLERPFPAMLHPYASAGVRTVVVLSGYGEDYPFVPVTSRLSGETISRMVEGIRLYRELPGAKLVFSGGVVHKQDKPVASLMGDFSKTLGVPDTDIVLESRSQTTYENFVELKKIIGTTPFILVTSACDLRRATAVARRLGMRPLAAPAAIWAAQHYPAGMSWPAWAGRLAEGLVQPSTDRLVYLQRAYHEYLGYIWYWMLGRV
- a CDS encoding redoxin domain-containing protein; the protein is MLEPQIRLRRSPAACAFLNLLLTMAAAAQSSPLTGGQIGAKVADFRLTDNNGKSHTLEDYTGKILVLEFWSFKCPVSLAYDERVAALQSKYGGRGVSVLAVASNKNESSAEVKRNAENLKLAFPVLLDQDGMLAEKLGATHTPSVFILDGTGTLRYRGAIDNNKRATERGRIAYVEAALDALLAGQPVPQADTQVFGCSIKR
- a CDS encoding LysR family transcriptional regulator gives rise to the protein METSRMGHRRGRKINLLQLCGTGSTVRSGVGAHMQVETLKVYCDLVESGSFSQSAARNFITQSAVSQQIRMLESRFNTPLLVRQGRTAYPTEAGRILYEGAREILDQFDRVDLQLRSLGEEMTGTVRIATIYSVGLYEMSLVIKTFLKTYPKVNLHVEYSRANRVYEECQKGGADIGIVTYPKPRQGIEVIPLPADKLILICSPQHPFARRRQIDLRKLNGQKFVAFERDIPSRRALDQIFRAHDVEVRVVMELDNIETIKRSVEIGIGVSIVPLFSVQREVQAGTLAQVSFARQTFLRPLGVIVKRNRTLSPAARKLIELLRRPQSESRS